In one Nocardia tengchongensis genomic region, the following are encoded:
- a CDS encoding Xaa-Pro peptidase family protein, which yields MSSHDESRFAAEVYGARLEAAARLARDAHLDALLITPGPDLRFLMGSRAQSFERLTCLVIPASGETPSVVIPKLELASLRGSAAGELGLQIVDWVDGVDPYRIVRSVLNAGARVAVTDAMPALHLLPIADQFGALPVSATPMLRQLRMRKDPSETEALRRAGAAIDRVHARMGEFLRPGRTEAEVGADIAAAIVAEGHTEADFVIVGSGPHGADPHHMVSDRVIEPGDVVVIDIGGPVEPGYFSDSTRTYVLGEPDEEVAAQFAELERAQAAAVAAVRPGVTAESIDAAARDVLAAAGLADYFVHRTGHGIGLSVHEEPYIVAGNDLVLEEGMAFSIEPGIYFPGQWGARIEDIVIVTADGCESMNKRPHSLTTL from the coding sequence ATGAGCTCTCATGACGAGTCACGGTTCGCGGCGGAGGTCTACGGGGCGCGCCTGGAGGCGGCCGCCCGGTTGGCGCGGGATGCGCATCTGGACGCGCTGCTCATTACACCCGGCCCTGACCTGCGGTTTCTCATGGGTTCGCGGGCGCAGTCGTTCGAGCGGCTGACCTGCCTGGTGATCCCGGCCAGCGGGGAGACGCCGTCGGTGGTGATCCCGAAACTGGAGCTGGCCTCGCTGCGCGGCTCGGCGGCCGGTGAGCTGGGGTTGCAGATCGTGGACTGGGTGGACGGGGTGGACCCGTATCGCATCGTGCGGAGCGTGCTCAATGCCGGTGCGCGCGTGGCGGTCACCGATGCCATGCCCGCCCTGCACCTGCTGCCCATCGCCGATCAGTTTGGCGCGCTACCGGTTTCGGCCACCCCGATGCTGCGGCAGCTGCGAATGCGCAAGGACCCCAGCGAGACCGAGGCCCTGCGCCGCGCCGGCGCGGCCATCGACCGGGTGCACGCCCGCATGGGTGAGTTCCTGCGTCCCGGCCGCACCGAGGCCGAGGTGGGCGCCGACATCGCCGCGGCCATCGTCGCGGAGGGCCACACCGAGGCCGACTTCGTGATCGTGGGCAGTGGCCCGCACGGCGCGGACCCGCATCACATGGTCTCCGATCGCGTGATCGAGCCCGGCGACGTCGTCGTGATCGACATCGGCGGCCCGGTCGAGCCCGGCTACTTCTCCGACTCCACCCGCACCTACGTGCTCGGTGAGCCTGACGAGGAGGTGGCCGCCCAGTTCGCCGAACTGGAACGCGCCCAGGCCGCCGCGGTCGCGGCCGTGCGTCCCGGCGTCACCGCCGAATCCATCGATGCCGCCGCCCGCGACGTGCTCGCCGCCGCCGGTCTGGCCGACTATTTCGTCCACCGCACCGGCCACGGCATCGGCCTGTCCGTGCACGAGGAGCCCTACATCGTGGCGGGCAACGACCTCGTCCTCGAGGAGGGCATGGCCTTCAGCATCGAGCCCGGCATCTACTTCCCGGGCCAGTGGGGCGCTCGCATCGAGGACATCGTCATCGTCACCGCCGACGGCTGCGAGTCGATGAACAAGCGCCCGCACAGCCTGACGACCCTCTAG
- a CDS encoding serine hydrolase, which produces MSTLREVLQAHVDSGGVPGAVGLIARGDRVETAAVGSAHAGSTVAMTPDSLFRWASITKPLTAAAVLMLVEDGVFGLHDPIAPWLPELTHPRVVRTPGSPLDEVVPAHRPISVFDLLTSRAGYGWASDFELPAVRALFPVQRDGREPQSYPAMDDWLAELAALPLLTQPGTAWLYDTCSTLQGALVARASGRALPEFLAERLFEPLGMADTGFTVPAAKRDRFTSYYRRGDAGLELADAPDGQWSTAPAFPLGHGGLAGTAGDWLRFARLLLAEGLTPDGRKLLSANAVRLMTTDHTTATQRALGDLFLEGQGWGCGGSVDIERRDPWNTPGRYGWVGGTGTSAHIVPATGTVAILLTQVAADSPVPEQIMRDFWLYAA; this is translated from the coding sequence ATGTCCACGCTCCGAGAAGTGTTGCAGGCACACGTCGACTCCGGCGGCGTCCCCGGTGCGGTCGGCCTGATCGCGCGCGGCGACCGGGTGGAGACCGCCGCCGTCGGGTCGGCCCATGCGGGCAGCACGGTGGCGATGACCCCGGATTCGCTGTTCCGCTGGGCGTCCATCACCAAGCCGCTGACCGCCGCGGCGGTGCTGATGCTCGTCGAGGACGGAGTGTTCGGGTTGCACGACCCGATCGCTCCGTGGCTGCCCGAACTGACCCACCCCCGGGTGGTCCGCACCCCGGGCAGTCCCCTCGACGAGGTGGTGCCCGCGCATCGCCCGATCTCTGTCTTCGACCTGCTCACCTCCCGGGCCGGCTATGGCTGGGCGAGCGATTTCGAGTTGCCCGCGGTGCGGGCGCTGTTCCCGGTACAGCGCGACGGCCGCGAGCCGCAGAGCTACCCGGCCATGGACGACTGGCTCGCGGAACTGGCGGCCTTGCCGCTGTTGACCCAGCCGGGCACAGCCTGGCTCTACGACACCTGCTCCACACTGCAGGGCGCGCTCGTCGCCCGCGCGTCCGGGCGGGCACTTCCCGAATTCCTAGCCGAGCGACTGTTCGAGCCACTGGGCATGGCGGACACCGGTTTCACCGTCCCCGCCGCGAAGCGTGACCGCTTCACCAGCTACTACCGCCGCGGCGATGCCGGTCTCGAACTCGCCGACGCCCCGGACGGCCAGTGGAGCACAGCACCGGCCTTCCCTCTGGGACACGGCGGCCTGGCGGGCACGGCGGGCGACTGGCTGCGCTTCGCGCGACTGCTGCTCGCCGAGGGACTCACCCCGGACGGCCGGAAGCTGCTGTCCGCCAATGCCGTCCGCCTGATGACCACCGACCACACCACCGCGACCCAACGGGCCCTCGGCGATCTCTTCCTGGAGGGCCAGGGCTGGGGCTGCGGCGGATCGGTCGACATCGAGCGCCGCGACCCGTGGAATACACCAGGCCGCTACGGCTGGGTCGGCGGCACCGGCACCAGCGCGCACATCGTCCCCGCCACCGGCACCGTCGCCATCCTGCTGACCCAGGTGGCCGCGGACAGCCCGGTGCCGGAGCAGATCATGCGCGACTTCTGGCTTTACGCGGCCTAG
- a CDS encoding PPOX class F420-dependent oxidoreductase, with protein MTSTAARPELSPAAADFVTERHLATLSTLRADGTPHVVAVGFTWDPEAGIARIITNDGSVKVNNVRRSGYAAVSQVDGPRWITLEGPATVLDDPAAVADAVDRYAGRYRQPRENPTRVVIAIDVQRVLASSVFKGDNPAAGH; from the coding sequence ATGACCAGCACCGCCGCACGCCCCGAACTGTCCCCCGCCGCCGCCGACTTCGTCACCGAGCGCCACCTGGCCACCCTGTCCACCCTGCGCGCCGACGGCACCCCGCACGTCGTCGCCGTCGGCTTCACCTGGGACCCCGAGGCCGGGATCGCGCGCATCATCACCAACGACGGATCGGTGAAGGTCAACAATGTGCGCCGCTCCGGCTACGCGGCCGTGAGCCAGGTCGACGGCCCCCGCTGGATCACCCTCGAAGGCCCCGCCACCGTCCTCGACGACCCGGCCGCGGTGGCCGACGCCGTCGACCGCTACGCCGGCCGCTACCGCCAGCCCCGCGAGAACCCGACCCGCGTCGTCATCGCCATCGATGTCCAGCGTGTCCTGGCCAGCAGCGTCTTCAAGGGAGACAACCCGGCCGCCGGCCACTGA
- a CDS encoding SDR family NAD(P)-dependent oxidoreductase, which translates to MGFGSRDVDKGVVLVLGGRSEIGLEVARRLSPGRVVILAARGADRLQAQTKELLIAEAAAVHCVEFDADDMASHQPLLEKIIAEHGNIGVAVVAFGILGDQARAEQDPEHAVEIVQTDFVAQVSVLTSLANLLREQGDGQIVVFSSIAGVRVRRANYVYGSAKAGLDGFATGLQMALEGSGVHLLMVRSGFVIGRMTAGMKPAIMSSTPDQVADAVVASLYRRARNVDVPRRIRLLFTAMRFTPYSVWRRARR; encoded by the coding sequence ATGGGTTTCGGATCGCGGGACGTCGACAAGGGCGTCGTACTGGTGCTGGGTGGGCGCAGTGAGATCGGGCTGGAAGTGGCGCGCCGGCTGTCGCCGGGCCGGGTGGTGATTCTCGCCGCGCGCGGCGCCGACCGGTTACAGGCGCAGACCAAGGAGTTGCTGATCGCGGAGGCCGCCGCGGTGCACTGCGTCGAGTTCGACGCCGACGACATGGCTTCGCACCAGCCACTGCTGGAGAAGATCATCGCCGAGCACGGCAATATCGGCGTCGCGGTGGTGGCGTTCGGCATTCTCGGGGATCAGGCTCGCGCCGAACAGGATCCGGAACACGCCGTCGAGATCGTGCAGACCGATTTCGTTGCCCAGGTCAGTGTGCTGACCAGCTTGGCGAACCTGCTGCGTGAGCAGGGCGACGGGCAGATCGTGGTGTTCAGCTCCATCGCGGGCGTGCGGGTGCGGCGCGCCAACTACGTGTACGGGTCGGCCAAGGCGGGCCTGGACGGTTTCGCCACCGGCCTCCAGATGGCTCTCGAGGGCAGCGGCGTGCACCTGCTGATGGTGCGGTCCGGCTTCGTCATCGGCCGCATGACCGCGGGCATGAAGCCGGCGATCATGTCCAGCACCCCCGATCAGGTGGCCGACGCGGTGGTGGCGAGCCTGTACCGGCGCGCCCGCAATGTCGATGTGCCGCGCCGGATCCGACTGCTGTTCACGGCCATGCGATTCACCCCGTACTCCGTGTGGCGGCGGGCCCGTCGATGA